In Spodoptera frugiperda isolate SF20-4 chromosome 1, AGI-APGP_CSIRO_Sfru_2.0, whole genome shotgun sequence, the following are encoded in one genomic region:
- the LOC118273458 gene encoding G2/mitotic-specific cyclin-B3, with the protein MAPTRLASKPIGVNENLNGLLGHGITTRSKQLASLKTHKDSLKVPNKRKADSPLKDVTAKRAAFGDITNAFNKTTALQDKDKVMGVKKVTVESKMLPTVKSIKPQTTLNGKTSKAKTLQRVATNAIDAVQKHFAKDPVKPVATRAQNGILKNIEQKKDKTVNQNQSQNSAKSARSDVSEPSLYMTALETTSPSETSKEEYKTISEKLDKVNLDDTIRSLDEETEVPHKPPSDVPDFDQENWNDPFQVSNYAMDIFNYLKSRERLFPIDDYLQRMKGITSWMRALLVDWMVEVQESFELNHETLYLAVKLVDLFLTRSSKTQPEKDHLTKEELQLLGASALFIASKFDERIPPLVDDFLYICDGAYTLSQLLKMEMNILRVVDFDLGIPLSYRFLRRYARCARVSMPTLTLARFVLEQCLLEYNLLEYSDSKMAAAALYLALKMKSIGNWTPTLQYYTGYTVKDILPIAMAQNATLHKKPKSAISTVRNKYSHTIFFEVAKVPLIEDSVLSS; encoded by the exons GAGGAAAGCTGATAGCCCTTTGAAAGATGTTACGGCAAAGCGAGCAGCGTTTGGTGATATCACCAACGCTTTCAACAAGACCACCGCGCTCCAGGATAAGGATAAAGTCATGGGGGTGAAGAAGGTTACTGTGGAAAGTAAAATGCTACCGACTGTGAAG AGCATCAAGCCACAGACAACCTTGAATGGCAAGACCTCCAAAGCTAAAACACTGCAGCGAGTGGCCACAAATGCCATTGATGCAGTGCAGAAGCACTTTGCCAAGGATCCGGTGAAACCTGTAGCTACCCGGGCACAGAATGGCATCCTCAAGAACATTGAACAGAAAAAAGACAAGACTGTTAATCAGAATCAGAGCCAGAACTCTGCCAAGTCGGCCAGGAGTGATGTCTCTGAACCATCTCTGTACATGACAGCTTTAGAAACTAC cAGCCCATCAGAAACTTCTAAGGAGGAATACAAGACTATAAGTGAGAAGCTAGACAAGGTGAATCTTGATGACACCATCCGGTCATTGGATGAAGAGACTGAGGTGCCTCACAAGCCACCCTCGGATGTTCCAGACTTTGACCAAGAAAACTGGAATGATCCCTTCCAGGTCTCCAACTATGCTATGGATATTTTCAACTACTTGAAGAGTAGAGAA CGCCTTTTCCCTATTGACGACTATCTTCAAAGGATGAAAGGAATCACTTCATGGATGCGAGCCCTTCTTGTTGACTGGATGGTGGAAGTACAGGAGAGCTTTGAACTGAACCATGAGACCCTGTACCTTGCCGTGAAGCTGGTGGACCTGTTCCTAACACGTTCCTCCAAGACACAGCCTGAGAAGGACCATCTGACCAAGGAAGAACTGCAGCTACTTGGTGCTTCTGCACTTTTTATTGCTTCTAAGTTTGAT GAGCGCATCCCTCCGCTCGTGGATGATTTCCTGTACATCTGCGACGGCGCTTATACGTTGAGCCAGCTACTCAAGATGGAGATGAACATTCTGCGTGTGGTGGACTTCGATCTTGGCATCCCCTTGTCCTACAGGTTCCTCAGGAGATATGCCAGg TGCGCAAGAGTGTCGATGCCGACTCTGACTCTGGCGCGCTTCGTGCTGGAGCAGTGTCTGCTAGAGTACAACTTGCTGGAGTACTCGGACAGCAAGATGGCAGCCGCCGCTCTCTACCTGGCGCTCAAAATGAAGTCCATCGGAAACTGGACACCCACACTACAGTATTATACAG GGTACACCGTCAAGGATATCCTCCCCATCGCAATGGCGCAGAACGCGACACTGCACAAGAAGCCAAAATCCGCCATCAGCACAGTTAGGAACAAGTACTCCCATACGATCTTCTTCGAAGTAGCTAAGGTACCTCTCATCGAAGACTCGGTGCTCTCTAGCTGA
- the LOC118273260 gene encoding uncharacterized protein LOC118273260 isoform X1, with protein MDVDAPNILKRCSSAPLINEAATTAATSPTTSVAPRNTSIFSMFSNNNLTRTRRHSGTFGTVTSPINVTSSWARMAPRVNQLRAEECADVSNTREVAHEREIHTAMQMGQSCEDLTLVAGLANSPTRTPRFSPVVSPSPTRKYTTRRSLSPIAIRASSFSPVSRPNMLSGKRRCDEADSPLSKRMCTSDRLTPSTPGTPDSDSLECTFRPVSPRVQPMNECSHESTDVQGNHKSTNTS; from the exons ATGGATGTGGATGCTCCTAACATATTAAAAAGGTGCAGTAGTGCACCGTTAATAAATGAAGCAGCCACTACGGCGGCCACATCGCCCACGACGAGCGTAGCACCCAG GAACACGTCGATCTTCAGCATGTTTTCAAACAACAACCTGACGCGCACGCGCAGGCATAGCGGGACCTTTGGTACTGTCACCTCGCCAATCAACGTAACT AGCTCGTGGGCGCGGATGGCGCCGCGGGTGAACCAGCTGCGCGCCGAGGAGTGCGCTGACGTGAGCAACACGCGCGAGGTGGCGCACGAGAGGGAAATACACACCGCCATGCAAATGGGCCAATCTTGTGAGGATCTGACGCTAGTCGCCGGATTAGCCAACTCACCTACTAGGACACCTAG ATTTTCACCAGTAGTCTCCCCTTCTCCAACGCGGAAGTACACGACGCGGCGGAGCTTGTCCCCCATTGCTATCCGAGCGTCAAGCTTCAGTCCCGTCAGCCGGCCAAACATGCTGTCTGGCAAGCGACGGTGCGACGAGGCAGACTCTCCTCTATCCAAACGTATGTGCACCTCAGACAGACTCACACCCTCCACGCCAGGCACGCCAGACTCAGACTCCTTAGAGTGCACATTCAGGCCAGTCTCCCCCAGAGTCCAGCCTATGAATGAGTGTTCGCACGAGTCTACAGATGTCCAAGGAAATCACAAATCAACAAATACTAGCTAA
- the LOC118273260 gene encoding uncharacterized protein LOC118273260 isoform X3: MFSNNNLTRTRRHSGTFGTVTSPINVTSSWARMAPRVNQLRAEECADVSNTREVAHEREIHTAMQMGQSCEDLTLVAGLANSPTRTPRFSPVVSPSPTRKYTTRRSLSPIAIRASSFSPVSRPNMLSGKRRCDEADSPLSKRMCTSDRLTPSTPGTPDSDSLECTFRPVSPRVQPMNECSHESTDVQGNHKSTNTS; encoded by the exons ATGTTTTCAAACAACAACCTGACGCGCACGCGCAGGCATAGCGGGACCTTTGGTACTGTCACCTCGCCAATCAACGTAACT AGCTCGTGGGCGCGGATGGCGCCGCGGGTGAACCAGCTGCGCGCCGAGGAGTGCGCTGACGTGAGCAACACGCGCGAGGTGGCGCACGAGAGGGAAATACACACCGCCATGCAAATGGGCCAATCTTGTGAGGATCTGACGCTAGTCGCCGGATTAGCCAACTCACCTACTAGGACACCTAG ATTTTCACCAGTAGTCTCCCCTTCTCCAACGCGGAAGTACACGACGCGGCGGAGCTTGTCCCCCATTGCTATCCGAGCGTCAAGCTTCAGTCCCGTCAGCCGGCCAAACATGCTGTCTGGCAAGCGACGGTGCGACGAGGCAGACTCTCCTCTATCCAAACGTATGTGCACCTCAGACAGACTCACACCCTCCACGCCAGGCACGCCAGACTCAGACTCCTTAGAGTGCACATTCAGGCCAGTCTCCCCCAGAGTCCAGCCTATGAATGAGTGTTCGCACGAGTCTACAGATGTCCAAGGAAATCACAAATCAACAAATACTAGCTAA
- the LOC118273260 gene encoding uncharacterized protein LOC118273260 isoform X2, with the protein MNASLLRRFDRNTSIFSMFSNNNLTRTRRHSGTFGTVTSPINVTSSWARMAPRVNQLRAEECADVSNTREVAHEREIHTAMQMGQSCEDLTLVAGLANSPTRTPRFSPVVSPSPTRKYTTRRSLSPIAIRASSFSPVSRPNMLSGKRRCDEADSPLSKRMCTSDRLTPSTPGTPDSDSLECTFRPVSPRVQPMNECSHESTDVQGNHKSTNTS; encoded by the exons atgaatgCATCTCTATTGCGGCGATTTGACAG GAACACGTCGATCTTCAGCATGTTTTCAAACAACAACCTGACGCGCACGCGCAGGCATAGCGGGACCTTTGGTACTGTCACCTCGCCAATCAACGTAACT AGCTCGTGGGCGCGGATGGCGCCGCGGGTGAACCAGCTGCGCGCCGAGGAGTGCGCTGACGTGAGCAACACGCGCGAGGTGGCGCACGAGAGGGAAATACACACCGCCATGCAAATGGGCCAATCTTGTGAGGATCTGACGCTAGTCGCCGGATTAGCCAACTCACCTACTAGGACACCTAG ATTTTCACCAGTAGTCTCCCCTTCTCCAACGCGGAAGTACACGACGCGGCGGAGCTTGTCCCCCATTGCTATCCGAGCGTCAAGCTTCAGTCCCGTCAGCCGGCCAAACATGCTGTCTGGCAAGCGACGGTGCGACGAGGCAGACTCTCCTCTATCCAAACGTATGTGCACCTCAGACAGACTCACACCCTCCACGCCAGGCACGCCAGACTCAGACTCCTTAGAGTGCACATTCAGGCCAGTCTCCCCCAGAGTCCAGCCTATGAATGAGTGTTCGCACGAGTCTACAGATGTCCAAGGAAATCACAAATCAACAAATACTAGCTAA
- the LOC118273432 gene encoding metallophosphoesterase 1 isoform X2 codes for MYLRRSTTVKYMIAAFFGAVIYCEWYVYLIQKQYWPELECDDQDTSCIKILFIADPQIQGDEAVPPPLSYLFNWDSDSYLRSTFKVVVDYWSPEILVYLGDLMDEGSIATMPQFHGYVKRLAGIFEWDFPAVRVWVPGDNDIGGENEPIRRDKIEEFEKVFEQPPIVEYSNISFYKVNAITYKFPRKDDEFPGNEKNFKIAVSHYSVTDKTMFAHQIMKAINPNIFFCAHDHESKYVKQNKKLGQRQLVWLNGPTPTLNISFEQETLYEVYVPTCSYRMGTDYIGYGAAVLENNQKNMRYTVFWSPTRFPYLQ; via the exons atgtatttaagacgtag TACAACAGTCAAATACATGATAGCAGCGTTTTTTGGGGCAGTCATTTACTGTGAATGGTATGTCTACCTCATTCAGAAACAGTACTGGCCAGAGCTGGAGTGCGATGATCAAGACACAAGttgtataaagattttatttatagccGATCCCCAAATTCAAGGAGACGAAGCCGTCCCACCTCCTTTAAGCTACCTCTTTAATTGGGACAGTGATAg TTACCTGAGGTCTACATTCAAAGTGGTAGTGGACTATTGGAGCCCGGAAATCCTGGTGTACCTGGGTGACCTGATGGATGAAGGCTCCATAGCTACCATGCCGCAGTTCCATGGCTATGTCAAGAGACTGGCTGGTATATTTGAATGGGATTTCCCTGCTGTG CGAGTCTGGGTACCCGGTGACAACGATATTGGCGGTGAGAACGAACCCATCCGTCGCGATAAGATTGAAGAATTTGAGAAAGTGTTCGAGCAGCCGCCCATTGTAGAGTATTCTAATATCTCCTTTTACAAAGTAAATGCCATTACTTATAAATTCCCACGAAAGGATGACGAGTTTCCTGGCAACGAGAAGAACTTCAAGATCGCTGTGTCTCACTATTCAGTTACTGACAAAACCATGTTTGCACACCAG ATAATGAAAGCAATAAACCCTAACATATTCTTCTGCGCTCACGACCACGAGTCGAAATATGTCAAGCAGAATAAGAAGCTCGGTCAAAGGCAGTTAGTGTGGCTGAATGGACCGACACCGACCCTCAACATATCCTTTGAACAGGAGACTCTGTATGAGGTCTACGTGCCAACCTGCTCGTATAGGATGGGCACCGACTACATTGGCTATGGTGCTGCTGTTCTAG aaaaCAACCAAAAAAACATGAGATACACAGTATTTTGGTCGCCAACCAGGTTTCCCTActtacagtag
- the LOC118273432 gene encoding uncharacterized protein LOC118273432 isoform X1, with translation MYLRRSTTVKYMIAAFFGAVIYCEWYVYLIQKQYWPELECDDQDTSCIKILFIADPQIQGDEAVPPPLSYLFNWDSDSYLRSTFKVVVDYWSPEILVYLGDLMDEGSIATMPQFHGYVKRLAGIFEWDFPAVRVWVPGDNDIGGENEPIRRDKIEEFEKVFEQPPIVEYSNISFYKVNAITYKFPRKDDEFPGNEKNFKIAVSHYSVTDKTMFAHQIMKAINPNIFFCAHDHESKYVKQNKKLGQRQLVWLNGPTPTLNISFEQETLYEVYVPTCSYRMGTDYIGYGAAVLENNQKNMRYTVFWSPTRFPYLIIYLCMLVILLLYCLVFCVARLCHRKSATITKSADMSPLLQRI, from the exons atgtatttaagacgtag TACAACAGTCAAATACATGATAGCAGCGTTTTTTGGGGCAGTCATTTACTGTGAATGGTATGTCTACCTCATTCAGAAACAGTACTGGCCAGAGCTGGAGTGCGATGATCAAGACACAAGttgtataaagattttatttatagccGATCCCCAAATTCAAGGAGACGAAGCCGTCCCACCTCCTTTAAGCTACCTCTTTAATTGGGACAGTGATAg TTACCTGAGGTCTACATTCAAAGTGGTAGTGGACTATTGGAGCCCGGAAATCCTGGTGTACCTGGGTGACCTGATGGATGAAGGCTCCATAGCTACCATGCCGCAGTTCCATGGCTATGTCAAGAGACTGGCTGGTATATTTGAATGGGATTTCCCTGCTGTG CGAGTCTGGGTACCCGGTGACAACGATATTGGCGGTGAGAACGAACCCATCCGTCGCGATAAGATTGAAGAATTTGAGAAAGTGTTCGAGCAGCCGCCCATTGTAGAGTATTCTAATATCTCCTTTTACAAAGTAAATGCCATTACTTATAAATTCCCACGAAAGGATGACGAGTTTCCTGGCAACGAGAAGAACTTCAAGATCGCTGTGTCTCACTATTCAGTTACTGACAAAACCATGTTTGCACACCAG ATAATGAAAGCAATAAACCCTAACATATTCTTCTGCGCTCACGACCACGAGTCGAAATATGTCAAGCAGAATAAGAAGCTCGGTCAAAGGCAGTTAGTGTGGCTGAATGGACCGACACCGACCCTCAACATATCCTTTGAACAGGAGACTCTGTATGAGGTCTACGTGCCAACCTGCTCGTATAGGATGGGCACCGACTACATTGGCTATGGTGCTGCTGTTCTAG aaaaCAACCAAAAAAACATGAGATACACAGTATTTTGGTCGCCAACCAGGTTTCCCTAct taattatctatttatgtaTGCTGGTCATACTGCTTTTATACTGCCTAGTGTTCTGTGTTGCCAGGCTTTGTCACAGAAAATCCGCAACAATAACTAAAAGTGCGGATATGTCTCCATTGCTACAACGAATTTAG